A part of Helicobacter himalayensis genomic DNA contains:
- a CDS encoding aminotransferase class V-fold PLP-dependent enzyme, producing MQIAPILEKFFAPFINENASEREVLELLRENIILEKGAHYFDWTASGLGFWLIEKRINEILPFYANTHSFFATHAKLTSALYEEARARLSASLGLDSEFALIACGSGASGAIRKFQELLGLYIPPKTLEILQNSGLLRNLSTQEKAKLAKVFISSYEHHSNELSLREGLCEIEKIGLDSNGRFNLDDLAKKLQTLNAESSARVIGAFCLASNVSGICTPFKEIAKLFRESATNAPLAFDAASSSPYFNIPKECFDALFLAPHKLLGGIGACGVLALRKSFLDSAKPSFSGGGVVEYVSDKGHMYINDVTHREEAGTPPILGLLRASLAYQLRNEVGFAFIARRKKVLTQILLNELKSIPALSLYGDWKSAHASENLGIISFNVACVSPTSLSRILSEKFGIQTRAGCSCAGGYGHYLMDLEHLVCEKDADSQFKLLNDLYRNPQKRPGWVRVSLHYTHTLEDIESLVDSLHTSIKILRTQG from the coding sequence TTGCAAATTGCACCAATTCTTGAGAAATTTTTTGCGCCTTTTATAAATGAAAATGCTAGCGAGCGCGAGGTTTTAGAGCTTTTGCGTGAGAATATTATTTTAGAGAAGGGTGCGCACTATTTTGACTGGACGGCAAGTGGGCTTGGTTTTTGGCTTATTGAGAAGCGTATAAATGAGATTCTACCTTTTTATGCAAATACGCATTCCTTTTTCGCTACGCACGCAAAGCTCACTTCAGCGCTGTATGAGGAGGCGCGCGCAAGGCTTAGTGCGAGTTTAGGTTTAGATAGTGAGTTTGCGCTTATTGCGTGCGGGAGTGGGGCGAGTGGGGCGATTAGGAAGTTTCAAGAATTGCTCGGGCTTTATATCCCGCCAAAAACACTTGAGATTCTGCAAAATAGCGGGCTTTTGCGTAATTTAAGCACGCAAGAGAAGGCAAAACTTGCAAAAGTTTTTATAAGCTCATATGAACATCATTCGAATGAACTTTCCCTGCGTGAGGGGCTTTGTGAGATTGAAAAGATAGGTTTGGATTCCAATGGGCGCTTTAACTTAGATGATTTAGCTAAAAAATTGCAAACTCTTAATGCAGAATCTAGCGCGCGCGTGATTGGTGCATTTTGCCTTGCATCAAATGTGAGTGGGATTTGCACACCATTTAAAGAAATCGCAAAGCTTTTTAGAGAATCTGCCACAAATGCACCACTTGCATTTGATGCTGCGAGTAGCTCGCCGTATTTTAATATCCCAAAAGAATGTTTTGATGCGCTTTTTCTTGCGCCTCATAAGCTGCTTGGCGGGATTGGCGCGTGTGGCGTGCTGGCGTTGCGCAAGAGTTTTTTAGATTCTGCAAAGCCTAGCTTTAGCGGTGGGGGCGTGGTGGAGTATGTGAGCGATAAGGGGCATATGTATATTAATGATGTAACACATAGAGAGGAGGCTGGCACACCACCGATTTTAGGGCTTTTGCGCGCAAGTTTGGCGTATCAGTTGCGCAATGAGGTGGGCTTTGCATTCATTGCACGGCGCAAAAAGGTACTCACACAAATCTTACTTAACGAGCTTAAATCAATCCCTGCACTTAGCCTTTATGGAGATTGGAAAAGTGCGCACGCGAGTGAAAATCTAGGAATTATTAGCTTTAATGTCGCGTGTGTATCGCCTACAAGTCTTAGCAGGATTTTGAGTGAAAAATTTGGAATCCAAACGCGCGCAGGCTGTTCGTGTGCTGGAGGTTATGGGCATTATTTGATGGATTTAGAGCATTTGGTATGCGAAAAGGACGCAGATTCTCAATTTAAACTTTTAAATGACTTATACCGCAATCCGCAAAAACGTCCCGGCTGGGTACGTGTGAGTTTGCATTACACACATACTTTAGAAGATATAGAATCTCTTGTAGATTCTCTGCATACAAGTATAAAAATCCTGCGCACGCAGGGCTAG
- a CDS encoding phosphatase PAP2 family protein, translated as MKKYCLILLCALFPHISHAKSGFEYFGDGMQVLPFMMMAYSYYIDDMQGVKEQALGAGATLLTTHAIKQGFVILSRSDEGLARISQRPNNGSFDGFPSGHTSFSFSSVGFAHKHYGWRSALPLGVLSTLTGISRIYAQRHTTTQVIAGALLGYGLSYLFASKLDSKNIALSVGVTPNNGYTLNFIKVF; from the coding sequence ATGAAAAAATATTGCTTGATTCTGCTTTGCGCGCTATTTCCGCATATTTCACACGCAAAAAGTGGTTTTGAATATTTTGGCGATGGAATGCAGGTGCTTCCATTTATGATGATGGCATATAGCTATTATATCGATGATATGCAAGGGGTGAAAGAGCAGGCACTTGGCGCTGGCGCGACATTGCTAACCACGCACGCGATAAAGCAGGGTTTTGTGATACTTTCTCGCAGCGATGAGGGTCTTGCACGCATTTCGCAGCGTCCAAACAATGGGAGTTTTGATGGATTCCCAAGTGGGCATACTTCTTTTAGCTTTTCAAGTGTGGGCTTTGCGCACAAGCACTATGGGTGGAGGAGTGCACTTCCTTTAGGTGTGCTTTCTACACTTACAGGCATTTCAAGAATCTATGCCCAGCGCCACACCACCACGCAAGTCATCGCTGGCGCGCTTTTAGGCTATGGACTTTCATATTTGTTTGCTTCAAAGTTAGATTCTAAAAATATCGCTCTAAGCGTTGGTGTAACCCCAAATAATGGCTATACGCTAAATTTTATAAAAGTTTTTTAG
- a CDS encoding biotin synthase translates to MSAQNEIFLCSICNVTSGNCAEDCKYCTQSAKYNTQIATYKNKPIERILQEARTLKEYGALGFCLVTSGRGLDSHKCEYIAKAASAIKEADLGLHIIACCGRADLDSLKYLKKNGVDSYNHNLETSKNFFPQVCSTHTWNERFETCENTLKAELGLCSGGIFGLGESWSDRIDMLKTLQILTPHSSPINFFIANPNLPLSAQKLTKEEALECVVLAREFLPNTRLMIAGGREHIFGEEQKALFECGINAVVLGDYLTTQGETPKKDVERILSYGYVAATSCH, encoded by the coding sequence GTGAGTGCTCAAAATGAAATTTTTCTTTGCAGTATTTGTAATGTGACTTCTGGAAATTGCGCGGAGGACTGCAAATATTGCACGCAAAGTGCGAAATACAACACGCAAATTGCAACTTATAAAAACAAACCGATTGAAAGAATCTTACAAGAAGCAAGGACATTAAAAGAATATGGCGCGCTTGGATTTTGTCTAGTGACTTCTGGGCGCGGGCTAGATTCTCATAAATGCGAATATATCGCAAAAGCCGCAAGTGCGATAAAAGAAGCAGATTTAGGCTTACATATTATCGCGTGCTGTGGGCGTGCGGATTTAGATTCTCTAAAATATCTCAAAAAAAATGGCGTGGATAGCTACAACCACAATTTAGAGACTTCAAAGAACTTTTTCCCGCAAGTGTGTAGTACGCACACTTGGAATGAGCGTTTTGAAACCTGCGAAAATACACTAAAAGCTGAGCTTGGGCTTTGTAGTGGCGGGATTTTTGGGCTAGGGGAGAGCTGGAGCGATAGGATTGATATGCTAAAAACCTTGCAGATTCTCACTCCGCATTCAAGTCCGATAAATTTTTTTATCGCAAATCCAAACTTGCCACTTTCCGCGCAAAAGCTCACCAAAGAAGAGGCGCTAGAATGTGTGGTGCTAGCGCGCGAGTTTTTGCCAAATACGCGTTTGATGATAGCAGGCGGAAGGGAGCATATTTTTGGTGAGGAGCAAAAGGCATTGTTTGAATGCGGGATAAATGCCGTAGTGCTGGGCGATTATCTTACCACGCAGGGTGAGACGCCTAAAAAAGATGTAGAGCGCATTCTTTCTTATGGCTATGTTGCTGCTACGAGTTGCCATTAA